A genomic stretch from Aedes albopictus strain Foshan chromosome 2, AalbF5, whole genome shotgun sequence includes:
- the LOC109426181 gene encoding C-type lectin-like: protein MHRTILFFVLLSTYHNTAWTGETDQTAAIQADAHDEQLKLYSPILTSATNPAVSINPNEFLQRGVAYTLRCGSNAGTFWTAFRYCMGKTQQLASDESSQDSDRLAKFLLNNYRALAGKNVWLGGTDAGKRNSWIWLSELSPVGGLTKYLRWKSNEPSSIPGKNMCMVAVLENSEVKWKAQDCEASNCYVCQKYLT, encoded by the exons ATGCATCGGACAATTTTATTTTTCGTCTTACTCTCCACATACCATAACACTGCATGGACCGGAGAAACTGATCAAACAGCTGCAATCCAAGCCGATGCTCACGATGAGCAACTCAAACTTTATTCTC CTATACtgaccagcgcaacgaatcctgCTGTTTCCATCAATCCAAACGAGTTCTTGCAACGAGGTGTCGCGTATACCTTACGGTGTGGCTCCAATGCG GGTACCTTCTGGACAGCCTTCCGGTATTGCATGGGAAAGACACAGCAGCTTGCGTCCGATGaatcttcgcaggattctgaccgGCTGGCGAAATTTCTATTAAACAATTACAGAGCACTAGCGGGCAAAAATGTTTGGCTTGGTGGAACCGATGCGGGAAAACGGAACTCGTGGATTTGGCTATCTGAGTTGAGCCCCGTTGGAGGATTGACAAAATATCTACGCTGGAAGAGCAACGAGCCCAGTTCTATACCGGGGAAGAATATGTGCATGGTAGCAGTTCTGGAAAACAGTGAAGTGAAATGGAAAGCACAAGACTGTGAAGCATCAAATTGCTATGTGTGTCAGAAATATTTAACGTGA